CTGGTGAATGAATTGGCCAATGGAGTGCCATTACCGGCGTAGAGAGTGCCAGCATTTTTTGAGGTGTAGTTGTAAGCAGCTGCGAGGCCCCAATTCTCAGGAGCGTATGCAATCTGAACAGTTCCGTTGGAGCCAGCACAATCGGTAGCGAGACCGCCAGTGCCTGCTCCACATGTGTCATCGAAAAGACCATCGGACGCATTCCCTGGATTCGAGAAAGCTCCGTTGGTGCTCAGATAATTAGCACTGATTATGAAATCATTAGATTGCCACCAAAGACCACCGCCGGCTCCGAGAGCAGAGTTATAGGTCGCAGGAGCACCGGCGTAGGTGAAGAAGTCAAGAACAGTGTCAGCTGGGTAAGCACTAGGCCAGACAGCCAACATATCGTCCTGTTGCACATAAGCACCAACAGTTGCAGTGAAGCCCGCACCAATAGGAAATTGATAATAAATACGTTCTACACCAAGGCTGTCTGCACCTGAAGGCTCTTCAAACGCAATCTCCAAGGCATCAAGACCGACATAGCCATCACCACCAAAAGCAGAGTTACCGAAGTTCCCGGCACGGAGCATGGTGCGGAAAAGATCCTTACCGGTAAAGCTCGTGTCGAGAGTTATCTGGAGGTCGTAGTTGAAACTCACAGCACCAGACTGAGCGGCAGCAGCATCAGCACGCTTCTGGCCGTCGACTTGCTCAGCGTTTCCGCCGAAGCTGTTAGCACCGATCACGAAGGTGGCTACACCTTTCAGCTTGGTGGTGGTGGAGAACTGAGTTGCTTCCAGTTCGCCAACGCGAGCTTCCAAACCGTCAACACGGCCCTTGAGGATGGCGAGTTCTTTTTCGAACTCTTTCATCAGGCGCTTCAGCTCGTCGGTCACTTCGGTGACGCGGTCGAGACAAGCGTTCAACAGAGCAGCCGCTTCATAGCGAGTCATCGCCCTGTTACCGCGGTAGGTGCCGTTGGGGTATCCAGCCACACAGCCGTAGCGCTCGATCAGGTTGCTAAGTGCCTGATAAGCCCAGTCGGTTGGGTAAACGTCGGAAAACTGAGTGATGCTGGTGACTTGCTCGCGGCTGTTCGATGCAGAGCTGGCGGCGTAGTCAGAAACACCGTTGATGTTCAGCTCAGTCGCTTTGAAGTCAGTGGCTTTGAAGTCAGTCGCTGTGAAGTGAGTGGCCTTTCGATCTGAAGCGTTCGCAATATTTAAGTCAGATGCCGACAACAGAGCGAGCAATGTGAGACTCAAAGGCTGAAGTTGAGAAAGTTTTGACACTCGTTTAACGGGCAATCTGCTAACTCTTTCATCAAACAATCCATCTTCAACTCAATAAGACCAGCCATCCAGGTGGCCGTAAACACAAAAAAGCCCCCTAAAGGGGGCTGAGTGAATTCAAGCCACAAATAGTAGGGCTTTTAAATTACTTCGTTTCCGTGAATTCAGCGTCAATGACATCATCACCAGCATTACTGGATCCATCGCCAGAGTTACCAGTAGCGGCACCATCATCACCAGAAGCTGCTGCCTCAGCACCCGCCTGTTGGTAAACAGATGCACCAACGGTGTATAGCTCCTGCTGTAACTCCTCAAGGAGGGTCTTCATCGACTCAAAGTCCTCTTTTTCCGTTGCTTCCTTGAGCTTGGTGGACTTCTCTTCAACCTTGGACTTGGCGTCGGCGTCAACCTTGTCGCCGAGTTCAGCCAGTTGCTTTTCGGCTTGATACACAAGAGTTTCAGCCTGATTCTTCAGGTCAATCTTCTCGCGCTTCTCCTTATCAGCACTGGCATTGCTCTCGGCATCCCTCACCATCTTCTCGACTTCATTGTCAGAAAGGGTGGAGGCGCCTGTGATCGAAATCGACTGCTCTTTGCCGCTGCCCTTGTCCTTCGCAGTCACGCTCAAAATGCCATTGGCATCGATGTCGAACGTGACTTCGATCTGAGGCACACCGCGAGGGGCAGAGGGGATGCCATCCAGACGGAAGGTCCCAAGACTCTTGTTGTCGGAAGCCATCTCGCGCTCACCCTGGAGCACGTGAATTTCCACGTTGGTCTGACCATCCACAGCCGTGGAGTAAGTCTCAGATTTTTTGGTTGGAACGGTGGTGTTCCTCGTAATCATTTTCGTCATCACCCCCCCGAGCGTCTCGACGCCCAGAGATAGAGGTGTGACATCAAGGAGCAAGATGTCTTTGACTTCACCGGCCAACACACCGCCTTGAATGGCGGCTCCGATAGCCACCACCTCATCAGGGTTCACGGTCTGATTGGGATCCTTGCCGGTGGTGCGCTTCACAAGCTCCAGCACAGCCGGAATCCTGGTGGAACCACCCACCATCACAATCTCGTCAAGCTCACTTGATGAAAGCTTGGCATCTTTCAAAGCCTGCTCAACTGGGATGCGGCAACGATCGATCAGCTTGGAAGCCAGCTCTTCAAACTTGCCGCGCGTCAGGGTGAGATCGAGATGCTTGGGTCCTTCAGGAGTCGCCGTGATGAAGGGCAAGTTGATTTCGCTCTGGGTCGCGCTCGACAGCTCAATTTTTGCTTTCTCAGCCGCTTCGGTCAGACGCTGCAGAGCCTGCTTGTCCTGACGAAGATCAATGCCTTCGTTGGATTTGAAGCTGTCGGCGAGATGGTCAACAATCACTTTGTCGAAGTCATCGCCGCCAAGATGCGTGTCACCTGAAGTGGAGAGCACTTCAAACACGCCATCACCGACTTCCAGCACAGACACATCGAAGGTGCCGCCGCCAAGGTCGAAGACAAGAATGCGTTCGTTGCTTTTTTTGTCGAGGCCGTAAGCCAACGCCGCAGCGGTGGGCTCATTGATGATGCGCAGCACTTCAAGGCCAGCGATCTTGCCGGCGTCTTTCGTGGCTTGGCGCTGAGAATCGTTGAAATAGGCGGGCACGGTGATAACCGCTTGGGTCACCGTTTCACCGAGGTACTTACCTGCATCTTCAGCCAGCTTGCGCAGCACCTGGGCACTCACCTCTTCAGGGGCGAACTGCTTGTCGAGAACAGGACATTTGACTTTGACGTTCGAGCCTGCCTTCTCAACTGAATAACTCACCTCTTTGGATTCATCATTCACTTCATCAACACGACGTCCGATGAAACGTTTGACGGAATAAAACGTGTTGTCGGTGTTCATCACCGCTTGACGCTTGGCGATCTGACCGACCAGCTGATCCTGGTTTTTTGTGTAGGCCACCACCGATGGCGTGGTGCGAAAGCCCTCAGCATTGGCGATAACGGTGGGCTTGCCGCCCTCCATCACCGAGACACAACTGTTGGTGGTACCTAAATCAATGCCGACAACCTTGCCCATTAGTGCCCTCCTATCCCTCGAAAAAATGTGACTAGAACACGTGCATCTTCGTCAGAGACATCACCAAGAGGCGAGGTGTGGTTCCCGAACAGCCCGAACGGCAGGCTGGTCTGGTCTGACAAACAAAGGAATGATCAGCGGAACCACGGCACTGGTCGCACTGTTGGGACAACCAGTGAGCCACTCACTCTCACCGGTCATGCAAAACGCAGCTCTGAAGGTGATGGGGCTCGACTGGAGCTTCATGGCACTGCCCTGTAGCGCTGATGATCTCGCCAGCGTGCTCAAGGGACTAGAGGCCGTGGGGTGCCGTGGGCTCAACGTCACCATCCCCCATAAACAGGCCGTCTCGCTGCTCTGTAAGGAACTCAGCCCGCTAGCTCAACGACTTGGGGCCGTCAACACGCTGACTCCTTTGCCCCGTGGTGGCTGGCACGGGCACAACACCGATGTAGAAGGCTTTCTCGCCCCGCTCCTACAAAATCATCCGGACTGGAGCGAAAGGCGAGCCGTGGTGGTGGGTTGTGGAGGAAGCGCCCGGGCGGTTGTAGCGGGTTTGCAGGACGTCAACCCAAGCGAAATCACAATCGTGGGGCGTCGGGCTGAAACACTCGAACCGTTTTGCAGCTCGCTCCAGCAAGGAAGACCAACCAACGCTGTCCGGTTACAACCTCTTTTAAACAACGACCCACAACTGCAAACCCGAATTCAACAAGCAGATCTGGTGGTCAACACCACCCCGATTGGCATGAGCAGCCATCAGCCTGATCAAGGTCCCGCTCTGCCGCTCGGCGAAGACATCTGGAACAACCTCTCTGCTCACACCGTGCTCTACGACCTGATCTACACACCACGACCCACGCCATGGCTGCAGCGCGGGGAAACATTGGGCTGCCGCACCTATGACGGCCTGGAGATGCTGGTGCAGCAAGGGGCCGCCGCTCTCCGGCGTTGGAGTGGCATTGATGAGATTCCGGTGGACGTGATGCGGAAAGCAGCTCTCAAAAACCTGAGCCATTCCTAAACGCCACCTAGCCTTTAGGCATTCACCAGCTTCAACCTGTGCCCATCCCCATCTGGCAGCGCCTGCTTGGTTTGTTGGTTTATGTGTTGCCTTGGAGCGATGCCATCCCCATCGGCCAACACCTGCTTATTCAATTCCCTGTGTTGCAGTGGCTGACCCTGCCGGCCTTGCCTCTCTTCATTTTGGAGCGGGGAATTCCTTTTGGTCTGGGGAACCTTCTGGTGTTTTTCTTGTTGTTCTTAGCGGTGGTGAGGAATCCAAACGTTCCTTACTTCATTCGCTTCAACACCTTGCAAGCTCTGTTGGTTGACATCATTGTGGTGATTATTAGCTATGCGTTCGCCATCCTGCCCATCGGTGGCGGATTGATGATGCGCACCCTTTCCAGCACGGTGGTGGTGGGTGTTCTGGCGGTCGTGATCTTTGCCCTGATCGAGTGTTCTCGAGGTCGTGAGCCCGACCTGCCCGGCTTAAGTCAAGCGGTTCGCATGCAGTTGTACTGATCCCCATAACACCAGGAGATAAGGTGGTAGATCCGTCGCTCATTCACTGAGCCTTCAGTCCCCGTCGGATCTGTCTCCATGACCCAACAGCCTTATTACGAGACCATGTACATCCTCCGTCCGGATATTCCGGAAGAGGAAGTGGAGTCTCACGTAACCAAGTACCGCGACATCTTGGCTGAAGCGGGTGCCGAGGTTCTCGACAATCAAATGCGCGGCAAGCGTCGTCTGGCCTATCCGATCGCCAAGCACAAAGAAGGCATCTACGTGCAGCTGAGCCACAACGGTGATGGCCAACAAGTGGGTGTCATCGAAAAAGCGATGCGTCTCAGTGAAGATGTCATCCGTTATCTCACCGTGAAGCAAGAAGGCCCCTTGCCTGCTCCTCGCGTGGCACCAGGAACAGAAGCACCAGCAGAGCCAGAAGCCGCTGCTCCTGCCTGAAGGCCATTGTGCAAGCCATGGCTGGGCGATAACGTCCGGCCATGGCGCATCAGGACTCCAGCTATTGCTCACCTCCACCCGTCTGGAAAGCCGCTCGACCCCCCAGTGGTGACGTCGAAGCACTCAAAGCCAGGGTGAACGAACTTGAACAGCAGGTCAGGGACTACGAAACGCTGCTGAGCGAACTCCCCGACCTCTTTGAACGCAAATTCCAACAGCGCTTGGAACCACTGCTTGAGCGCTACCGGTTGTTAGCTCAGGCACAGCAATTAATGGCTGGACCAGCTGAAGCCGAGATCGTTCCTCTGCCCTTACGCGCCGATCGACAAGGGCAGCAGCAACGCAACATCGCAGCCTGAACTCGCAGCCTGAACTCAACGCCGATGCTTGGCGGCCCACAAGCGCGTGGGTAAGCCCCAAACATAGATAAAGCCCTCAGCAGCACGATGATCAAACGTGTCTTCGCTGCCGTATGAGGCCATCTCGGGGACGTACAAGCTGTTGTCTGTAGAGGATCTACCGGTGACCGTGGCATTGCCCTTGTGAAGCCTCAGGCGCACGACCCCATTCACATGCACCTGAGTGCGATCCATGAAGCCATCAAGGGCATCTTTGAGAGGACCAAACCAAAGGCCCTGATAGACGAGATCGGCCCATTGCATCTCAAGCTGGCGCTTTGTCCGCAACACATCGGCAGCAAGGGTGAGACTCTCCAACTCCTGATGCGCCTGAATCAACAGCAGCAATCCAGGCGTTTCGTAAATCTCCCGACTTTTGATTCCCACCACACGGTTCTCGATCATGTCGAGACGACCAATGCCATGGGTGCCTGCCAAGCGGTTGGCTTCCCGGATCAAGGCCACGGGGTCCAGCCGTTTGCCATTGATGGCCACAGGATTGCCACCTTCAAACTGAATCTCGATCTCCTCGGCATCGTTAGGGGCTTGATCCACGGAACGGGTCATGGCAAAGACCTCTTCAGGTGGTGCCACCATCGGGTCTTCCAAGGGACCAGCTTCAATGCTGCGCCCGAGCAGGTTGAGGTCGATCGAATACGGGGATTTTTTGCTCACGGGGGATGGCATGCCAAACCGCTCGCCATAGGCAATCGTTTCCTCCCGGCTCATGCCCCATTCACGCGCTGGGGTTAACACCTTCAAATCGGGTGCAAGCGAAGCAATCGCCACATCAAAACGCACCTGATCGTTTCCCTTGCCGGTGCAGCCATGGGCCACAGCATCAGCGCCTACCTCTCGTGCCACCTCCACGAGCCGACGGGCGATCAAGGGACGCGCCAAGGCTGTTGAGAGGGGATAGCGACCCTCATATAAGGCATTCGCGCGAATCGCTGGAAAGGCGAATTCCTCGATGAAGGGCTTAATGAGATCACCAACCAAAGACTGACTGGCTCCCGCCTCAAGGGCCTTGAGTCGTATGGGTTCCAGTTCATCGCCCTGACCGAGATCAGCAGCGAAGGTGATCACCTCCTCCACACCCCACTCCTGCTTGAGATAGGGGATGCAGACGCTGGTGTCCACCCCACCGGAATAGGCAAGAACGACTTTGGTTGCGCGTCCCATCAGGTGGACTCCTGCTCTGAATCAGATTGCACTGATTCTCCACTCCCGCCGGCCCGCTGGACCGATTGGGGGGCCAGCCGAGCGAGCCAAAGCAGCCAAAGCGCCATGAAAAAGGCAGGCACAAACAACAGGGAAAGCACCGGAACCGTGGACACCACCAGCGGATCGGGATGCAAGCGCCCCCATTTCCATAGGCCAAAACTCAGTAACAAAGCCCCGCCCCACACAGAGAGGAGCAGCCACACCTTGGCCAAGAGACATCCTCAAGACTGCATTGAACTATGATGATCGATTACGGAACTGGACAGTGTCGTCTGAGTTGAGCGCCCTCGACAACATCAATCCAGCTCTGACGCGTTATGGGCGGAAGGAACCTGCACCGGTGCTGCCCCTGCGCGAAGAGCCCGATTTGCTCAGCTGGCTGGAAACCAGTGGCCGCCTTGTAGAAGACGAGGAGTCCAGCACAGCTGAAGTGAGCACCGTGGAAGAAGAAGAGCTCTCTGCTCTCATGGGCGAGAAAGAGGATTACAACGCTGCCGATGAGCAAACAGAAGAGAATTGGGAAGATTGATTCAAGGTCCCTGCCCTAAGCCGTTAAAGGAACGGGACGTGAACGACGCACAAGAGACTCCTCCACCCCTTCAGGGGAAAGTCTCTGCGGCTGTGCTTGCCGTTGTTGTGGTTGCAGCAGCGTTCGCATCAGACCGCTGGATCCCCAACAGCCTGCTGAGCCTCCCTTTGCTGATAGCGACCTTGATCGCTGCAATCGTGACCTGGTGGGGGGTACCCAAGCTCCGTGACTTAAAGCTGGGGCAAGTGATCCGAGAAGAAGGGCCTCAGGCCCATCTCAACAAATCAGGCACCCCCACCATGGGTGGACTGCTGGTGGTGCCGGTCGGCGTGATCGTGGGCGGCCTGATCAGCTGGAGCGGTCGACCGGCTGAACAACTCTTAGCCGTGGCCTTCATCACACTCGCCTACATGGTGGTGGGAGGAATTGACGATTGGCGCAGTCTCACCAAACACACGAACACGGGTTTAACGCCACGCGGAAAATTACTTCTTCAAGCCCTAGCCGCTGTGATCTTTCTGATCTGGGCAGGAATGCGCGGTTGGATCGGTGGTGATGTGGCCTTGCCGTTTGACATCACCCTTCCCTTGGGCTGGCTGATTTGGCCTCTTGCCGTTTTTGTGTTTTTAGCCGAAAGCAACGCCACCAACCTCACCGATGGCTTGGATGGTCTTGCCGCCGGTTGCGGGGCCCTAGTGTTCACCGGCATGGCACTCCAGCTCACATTGCGGGGAAACAGCGGAGACCCAAACCTTGCTGGGTTCTGCATGGCCATGGCGGGCTGCTGGATTGGTTTCCTTGTGCACAATCGCAATCCAGCCCAAGTGTTTATGGGCGACACCGGCTCTCTAGCCATGGGCGGCGCTCTCACGGCTGTGGCCCTACTCACAAACAGCCTTTGGCCCTTGCTGGTGATGGGTGGAGTGTTCCTAGCGGAATCCCTCTCCGTGATCATACAAGTGTGGGTTTTTAAAGCAACCAAAGGCGCTGATGGTGTGGGTCGCCGGGTGTTCCGAATGTCGCCCTTGCACCACCATTTCGAATTAGGAGGAACAGCAGAACAAACGGTAGTACCGGGATTTTGGTTGGCAACGATGGGGCTCGTATTAATCGGTTTAGCCTTGCGCCCCCTCTAATCAAAAATCCAGCTCATCGCATGGCGTATGTGCCCTTGAAAAAGTCAGATCGCTGCAATTAGGCAGCACGATCTTCTAAGCGTGAAAGATTCCAACCCATAGGCATAGGAACAACCTTTGGCTTCGGCATTAACAGTTCGATTTCATGGCAAGCTTGCGAGTAGGCGAAAAATCCCGACATTCTTCGCCGATCAGATCTCCCACTTTTCGTGACTGCACGATCAACAGTGACTCCCTCAGTCTCAGCATTTTCAAAAGCATTCAACAATGGAATCTCTGTGTCAAGAACTTGGACATTGAAACCACTCAAGATACTCCGAGCAAGTTGAATCGAAGCCTTCTTTCTCGCATCTGCCTTCACAATGAGTGCTGCATAAGGGATATCAAACTTATTGAGCATGCATGACATTTCTACCGTTAATTCTATTGATCTACTTTGTGCCGTTGTAGGGAGAACAATAAAATCAGACCCTTCCACTAGATTCTTTAGTTCCTCTTCATTGCTACTGGCCTGACCATCAGTCACGACAATTTCCGCACCTCTTGTTGCTTTTGCCGCCGCTTCCATCGGCACAACATCAAACGGGAGCAAACCTCTTGAGGCGTATGCAGTGGCTGATCGATTGCGATCAGAATCAACCAGGACAACAGAGCGGCCACTATTGGCCCAATGAGCAGCAAGATGAATGCTTGTGCAAGTTTTAGCTACTCCTCCTTTTTGCCCAAAAGTAGTAACAAACACAATGTGCATTCATAGTGATAAATCCCTTATACCTCATAATCTAATTACCGCAAGAGGGGATGCAGAAAATTGTGATTATCAGAAGAGATACATGGATAAAAAAGACAGTCCCTTGATTCCAAGACTTAATCTAACCTTGCAATAACCTTGCAAATGAGGCCCTCCTGCTCCCACAACTAACTATCGCGACAAAAGGCATCTTTCTGATTCTAATTAGAGCGATACCAATGAAATAAGTTAATATAAGTTTTAGCATTTAGCCTCATTTGCGGCAGGCAGGAGTCATTGAGCCAATCAGAAACCAGCATCGGAGACTCTTTTTCTATCGTTTTCTATATCTCAGTGACTCCTACAACCGATCGCTTTTATAGATCTGGTAGAAGATGTTCATTGAGATCCACTATTGGCTGCAGACCAACCCAAGACAAGCAGGATCAGAGAAAACCCTAAAGCCCTAACACCAGTCCTCATCGACAGTCCCTTGGATCATCAGACCATGAGCTACTTCACCTGGAAAGAAGCCGGCCTTACCAGCGACTGCCCCAGCCTTGAAGCGATGGCCTCCCGCTTTGAAGAAGCCGCCAGCCTGATGCGCCGGATGGCAAAAGAGGGCTTTGAGCTCCACTCACAGGGTCGTCAACAACGCATCACCCACAACGATGCCGAAGTCTTTGCCTCTTGGGGCTTCGTGAATGAAGAGCCCGCCTTCCGCCAGCTCACCTTGATCAGCAATCCAGCCAACGAGCCGCCCTCCCCCTAATCAACGACGGCGGAACCCGCCAATCACCCACACCAAGACAAACAAAAACGAAGAGAGCCCGAGGTAGATCAAGGCCCACTTTTGAACGGTGGCAATCTCCCAGCCAAACAGCAGACCATTGGCCGCATCTCCAGCCGTTGTAAACGCAAGCGGCAAAGGCATGAGGGCAAAGCGAGAAGATCAAGCCATGCTGCCTTGAAATTCACCATGACGACCTTCCCTAAAACAGTGATGCTGCTCGGCAGCGGCGAACTGGGAAAAGAGGTGGCGATCGCCGCCCAGAGACTGGGTTGCCACGTGATCGCCTGCGACCGTTACGCCGGTGCACCAGCCATGCAGGTCGCTGATCAGGCCGAGGTGCTCACCATGACCGATCCAAACGCCCTGAAGGCTGTTGTAAACAAACATCAGCCGGATGTACTGATCCCAGAAATCGAAGCGCTGGCTGTGGATGCCCTGCAAGCACTGGAAGACAACGGCATCTGCGTCATTCCCACCGCCAGAGCCACTGCAGTCACGATGAATCGCGACCGAATCAGGAATCTGGCGGCAGGCGAACTCGCACTGCGCACCGCACGCTTTGCTTATGCCTCCAATGCAGAGGAGCTCCACCGTGCCGCGGCTCCGTTGGGTTGGCCCGTGGTCGTCAAACCGGTGATGAGTTCATCTGGAAAAGGCCAAAGCGTGGTTCACTCCGCTAATGAATTAGATCGGGCCTGGGAGATCGCCATGGCAGGAGCTCGAGGCAGCTCAGCCCAGGTGATCGTGGAGGAATTTCTTGATTTTGATCTTGAAATCACCCTGCTCACCATTCGTCAACACGATGGAACCACCGTGTTTTGCCCGCCGATTGGTCATCAACAAGCCAACGGCGACTATCAATGCAGTTGGCAGCCCGCGCCGATCTCGGCCGCCCAACTGCAACAGGCCCAAACGATGGCACGCACCGTCACAGACAATCTTGGCGGTGCCGGTTTGTTTGGGGTGGAATTTTTCTTATGTGGCGATGAAGTGGTGTTTTCCGAGCTCTCACCTAGACCTCATGACACCGGTCTGGTGACCTTGATCAGCCAAAACCTGAGCGAATTCGACCTGCATCTCCGTGCCGTTTTGGGCCTACCCATCCCCTCGATCACGACTGCCGATGCTGCGGCCAGCCGCGTGATCCTGGCCGAAAGCCAAGGCAATCAAGTTCAATTCAGTGGTGTGGAACAAGCCCTCACGGAACCAGACACCAAGCTTCTGCTGTTTGGAAAACAAGAGGCCCGGCCAGGGCGTCGAATGGGCGTTGCCTTAGCCCGCGGCACCGATATCAACGAAGCCTTAGCCAAGGCAGACCGCTGTGCAGCGGCGGTCAAGAT
The genomic region above belongs to Synechococcus sp. WH 8016 and contains:
- the mraY gene encoding phospho-N-acetylmuramoyl-pentapeptide-transferase, producing MNDAQETPPPLQGKVSAAVLAVVVVAAAFASDRWIPNSLLSLPLLIATLIAAIVTWWGVPKLRDLKLGQVIREEGPQAHLNKSGTPTMGGLLVVPVGVIVGGLISWSGRPAEQLLAVAFITLAYMVVGGIDDWRSLTKHTNTGLTPRGKLLLQALAAVIFLIWAGMRGWIGGDVALPFDITLPLGWLIWPLAVFVFLAESNATNLTDGLDGLAAGCGALVFTGMALQLTLRGNSGDPNLAGFCMAMAGCWIGFLVHNRNPAQVFMGDTGSLAMGGALTAVALLTNSLWPLLVMGGVFLAESLSVIIQVWVFKATKGADGVGRRVFRMSPLHHHFELGGTAEQTVVPGFWLATMGLVLIGLALRPL
- a CDS encoding ParA family protein; this encodes MFVTTFGQKGGVAKTCTSIHLAAHWANSGRSVVLVDSDRNRSATAYASRGLLPFDVVPMEAAAKATRGAEIVVTDGQASSNEEELKNLVEGSDFIVLPTTAQSRSIELTVEMSCMLNKFDIPYAALIVKADARKKASIQLARSILSGFNVQVLDTEIPLLNAFENAETEGVTVDRAVTKSGRSDRRRMSGFFAYSQACHEIELLMPKPKVVPMPMGWNLSRLEDRAA
- the purT gene encoding formate-dependent phosphoribosylglycinamide formyltransferase, giving the protein MTTFPKTVMLLGSGELGKEVAIAAQRLGCHVIACDRYAGAPAMQVADQAEVLTMTDPNALKAVVNKHQPDVLIPEIEALAVDALQALEDNGICVIPTARATAVTMNRDRIRNLAAGELALRTARFAYASNAEELHRAAAPLGWPVVVKPVMSSSGKGQSVVHSANELDRAWEIAMAGARGSSAQVIVEEFLDFDLEITLLTIRQHDGTTVFCPPIGHQQANGDYQCSWQPAPISAAQLQQAQTMARTVTDNLGGAGLFGVEFFLCGDEVVFSELSPRPHDTGLVTLISQNLSEFDLHLRAVLGLPIPSITTADAAASRVILAESQGNQVQFSGVEQALTEPDTKLLLFGKQEARPGRRMGVALARGTDINEALAKADRCAAAVKIQVSD
- a CDS encoding iron uptake porin: MSLTLLALLSASDLNIANASDRKATHFTATDFKATDFKATELNINGVSDYAASSASNSREQVTSITQFSDVYPTDWAYQALSNLIERYGCVAGYPNGTYRGNRAMTRYEAAALLNACLDRVTEVTDELKRLMKEFEKELAILKGRVDGLEARVGELEATQFSTTTKLKGVATFVIGANSFGGNAEQVDGQKRADAAAAQSGAVSFNYDLQITLDTSFTGKDLFRTMLRAGNFGNSAFGGDGYVGLDALEIAFEEPSGADSLGVERIYYQFPIGAGFTATVGAYVQQDDMLAVWPSAYPADTVLDFFTYAGAPATYNSALGAGGGLWWQSNDFIISANYLSTNGAFSNPGNASDGLFDDTCGAGTGGLATDCAGSNGTVQIAYAPENWGLAAAYNYTSKNAGTLYAGNGTPLANSFT
- a CDS encoding DUF3134 domain-containing protein, which translates into the protein MSSELSALDNINPALTRYGRKEPAPVLPLREEPDLLSWLETSGRLVEDEESSTAEVSTVEEEELSALMGEKEDYNAADEQTEENWED
- a CDS encoding argininosuccinate synthase; translation: MGRATKVVLAYSGGVDTSVCIPYLKQEWGVEEVITFAADLGQGDELEPIRLKALEAGASQSLVGDLIKPFIEEFAFPAIRANALYEGRYPLSTALARPLIARRLVEVAREVGADAVAHGCTGKGNDQVRFDVAIASLAPDLKVLTPAREWGMSREETIAYGERFGMPSPVSKKSPYSIDLNLLGRSIEAGPLEDPMVAPPEEVFAMTRSVDQAPNDAEEIEIQFEGGNPVAINGKRLDPVALIREANRLAGTHGIGRLDMIENRVVGIKSREIYETPGLLLLIQAHQELESLTLAADVLRTKRQLEMQWADLVYQGLWFGPLKDALDGFMDRTQVHVNGVVRLRLHKGNATVTGRSSTDNSLYVPEMASYGSEDTFDHRAAEGFIYVWGLPTRLWAAKHRR
- the rpsF gene encoding 30S ribosomal protein S6, yielding MTQQPYYETMYILRPDIPEEEVESHVTKYRDILAEAGAEVLDNQMRGKRRLAYPIAKHKEGIYVQLSHNGDGQQVGVIEKAMRLSEDVIRYLTVKQEGPLPAPRVAPGTEAPAEPEAAAPA
- a CDS encoding shikimate dehydrogenase, encoding MSHSLSPVMQNAALKVMGLDWSFMALPCSADDLASVLKGLEAVGCRGLNVTIPHKQAVSLLCKELSPLAQRLGAVNTLTPLPRGGWHGHNTDVEGFLAPLLQNHPDWSERRAVVVGCGGSARAVVAGLQDVNPSEITIVGRRAETLEPFCSSLQQGRPTNAVRLQPLLNNDPQLQTRIQQADLVVNTTPIGMSSHQPDQGPALPLGEDIWNNLSAHTVLYDLIYTPRPTPWLQRGETLGCRTYDGLEMLVQQGAAALRRWSGIDEIPVDVMRKAALKNLSHS
- a CDS encoding Tic20 family protein, with product MPIPIWQRLLGLLVYVLPWSDAIPIGQHLLIQFPVLQWLTLPALPLFILERGIPFGLGNLLVFFLLFLAVVRNPNVPYFIRFNTLQALLVDIIVVIISYAFAILPIGGGLMMRTLSSTVVVGVLAVVIFALIECSRGREPDLPGLSQAVRMQLY
- the dnaK gene encoding molecular chaperone DnaK, which codes for MGKVVGIDLGTTNSCVSVMEGGKPTVIANAEGFRTTPSVVAYTKNQDQLVGQIAKRQAVMNTDNTFYSVKRFIGRRVDEVNDESKEVSYSVEKAGSNVKVKCPVLDKQFAPEEVSAQVLRKLAEDAGKYLGETVTQAVITVPAYFNDSQRQATKDAGKIAGLEVLRIINEPTAAALAYGLDKKSNERILVFDLGGGTFDVSVLEVGDGVFEVLSTSGDTHLGGDDFDKVIVDHLADSFKSNEGIDLRQDKQALQRLTEAAEKAKIELSSATQSEINLPFITATPEGPKHLDLTLTRGKFEELASKLIDRCRIPVEQALKDAKLSSSELDEIVMVGGSTRIPAVLELVKRTTGKDPNQTVNPDEVVAIGAAIQGGVLAGEVKDILLLDVTPLSLGVETLGGVMTKMITRNTTVPTKKSETYSTAVDGQTNVEIHVLQGEREMASDNKSLGTFRLDGIPSAPRGVPQIEVTFDIDANGILSVTAKDKGSGKEQSISITGASTLSDNEVEKMVRDAESNASADKEKREKIDLKNQAETLVYQAEKQLAELGDKVDADAKSKVEEKSTKLKEATEKEDFESMKTLLEELQQELYTVGASVYQQAGAEAAASGDDGAATGNSGDGSSNAGDDVIDAEFTETK